A window of the Lolium perenne isolate Kyuss_39 chromosome 7, Kyuss_2.0, whole genome shotgun sequence genome harbors these coding sequences:
- the LOC127311542 gene encoding elicitor-responsive protein 1-like, whose product MSSIQGMVLDLSVTGCKKLRDTEFFSRQDPYVIVEYANTKLRTSTCTDGGRNPSFDEKFHIPLIEGLRELNVLVWNSNTINKDVFIGSCK is encoded by the exons ATGTCGTCGATCCAGGGCATGGTCCTCGACCTCAGTG TGACCGGGTGCAAGAAGCTGCGAGATACGGAGTTCTTCTCACGCCAGGACCCCTACGTGATCGTCGAGTACGCTAACACCAAGCTCCGCACAAGCACCTGCACAG ATGGGGGAAGGAACCCGTCCTTTGACGAGAAGTTCCATATACCACTCATCGAGGGGCTCCGTGAGCTGAATGTCCTCGTCTGGAACAGCAACACTATAAACAAGGATGTCTTCATTGGCAGCTGCAA GTGA